The Halanaerobium saccharolyticum subsp. saccharolyticum DSM 6643 genomic sequence CATTATCATGCAGCTCAAGGCAAAGTAGAAGCAATTAATGGTTTAAATTTAGAAGTTGCTGATGGTGAAATATTTGGAATGATAGGACCAAGTGGAGCAGGCAAAAGCACTTTAATTAGAATGCTTAATCTTTTAGAAAAGCCTACTGCTGGTACTATTAACATTAATGGTACAGATTTAACTGAATTAAGTTCACAAAATTTAAGAGCAGCCAGGCAAAAAATTGGGATGATTTTTCAGCATTTTAATCTTTTATCATCTCGGACAGTTTTGGGTAATGTGGCCTTTCCGTTAGAGATTGCAGGTGTGGGTAAAAAGAAAAGGCAAGAAAAAGCAAAAGAATTAATTGAACTTGTAGGCTTATCAGACAGAACAGATCACTATCCAGCTCAGTTGTCTGGAGGGCAGAAGCAGCGAGTAGGTATTGCAAGAGCGCTGGCTAATAACCCTGATTTATTATTGTCAGATGAGGCAACTTCTTCATTAGATCCAGAAAGTACAAAAGCTGTACTAGAACTTTTAGCTAAAATCAGGGATGAGATGAATTTAACAATTATTTTAATTACTCATGAAATGGGTGTGATCAAAGATATTTGTGATCGAGTTGCTGTTTTAGAAGCTGGAAAGATTATCGAAGAGGGAAAAATAATTGATATTTTCTCCAGCCCCCAGCAGCCTCTGACAAAAAAGTTTATTAGTTCTGTAATTGATTTTGATTTGCCAGAAAGAATTATTAAACATATAAAAAAGAAAAGACCTGGAGAATTGGTTAGGATTTCTTTTGTTGGAGAAACAACTCATGATCCTCACATTTCGGATCTTGTAAAACATTATTCTGTAGATGCCAACATATTATATGGTAATATCGATGAGATCCAGGGCGTACCATTTGGAACTTTAGTTTTAGATTTAGAGGGACAGTTAACAAATGTAGAAGAGAGTATTGCTTATTTAAGAAGTAAGGATTTAAGAGTTGAGGTGTTAGAAGATGTTTGATTTTATTACGGATTTAGCTAGGTATAATGATTTAATGATTAGTGGTCTTTTGGAAACATTATATATGGTTGGGATGTCTTTATTTTTTGCTATAGTTGGTGGAATCCCATTGGGAGTTTTAACCACTATTACCAGGCCAGGACATATACTGCCGAATAAGCCTTTCAATTTTATTTTAGATAGTGTTATTAATATTGGTCGCTCAATTCCATTTATTATTCTAATGGTTGCTGTAATTCCTTTAACCCGAATAATTGTCGGGACTTCTATTGGAACTAATGCGGCAGTAGTTCCACTTTCGTTGGCAGCGATTCCTTTTATGGGTAGAGTTACAGATAATGCTATTTTAGAAATTGATCATGGAGTTGTAGAATCAGCTCAATCAATGGGGGCAAGTCCAATTCAGATTGTATTTAAAGTTTTATTACCAGAATCACTACCGGCAATTATTTTAGGCTTAACTCTTACTGCAATTAGTTTAGTTAG encodes the following:
- a CDS encoding methionine ABC transporter ATP-binding protein, with product MIKIDNLTKHYHAAQGKVEAINGLNLEVADGEIFGMIGPSGAGKSTLIRMLNLLEKPTAGTININGTDLTELSSQNLRAARQKIGMIFQHFNLLSSRTVLGNVAFPLEIAGVGKKKRQEKAKELIELVGLSDRTDHYPAQLSGGQKQRVGIARALANNPDLLLSDEATSSLDPESTKAVLELLAKIRDEMNLTIILITHEMGVIKDICDRVAVLEAGKIIEEGKIIDIFSSPQQPLTKKFISSVIDFDLPERIIKHIKKKRPGELVRISFVGETTHDPHISDLVKHYSVDANILYGNIDEIQGVPFGTLVLDLEGQLTNVEESIAYLRSKDLRVEVLEDV
- a CDS encoding methionine ABC transporter permease, whose translation is MFDFITDLARYNDLMISGLLETLYMVGMSLFFAIVGGIPLGVLTTITRPGHILPNKPFNFILDSVINIGRSIPFIILMVAVIPLTRIIVGTSIGTNAAVVPLSLAAIPFMGRVTDNAILEIDHGVVESAQSMGASPIQIVFKVLLPESLPAIILGLTLTAISLVSYSAMAGAIGGGGLGDIAIRYGYQRFQLPIMLETIVVLVVMVQLIQFFGNQIASFFDHRV